A region from the Paenibacillus humicola genome encodes:
- a CDS encoding alpha/beta fold hydrolase gives MSNYTAPNLTVTSSNQTTFTYRRFGKAGTTPVVFLQHFRGNIDNWDPALVDDIAAEREVILFDNVGVGGTTGSTPRTITEMAHGALEFIDALGLTSVDLFGFSMGGFVAQEAALLRPHRVRRLILAGTGPQGGRDMHGWNDEINRHAYKDVQGAEDVLYLFFAPTSTSQAKGLEFVGRIFTRTEGRDEMPSLQVRDAQAEAIIDWGIPDPSKLARLAGISQPTLVANGNNDIMVPTVNSYLLAGHLPNAELMIYPDANHGFLFQYPHEFAAEMNTFLNKK, from the coding sequence ATGTCAAATTATACTGCACCTAACTTGACTGTCACTTCAAGCAATCAAACCACTTTCACTTATCGCCGTTTCGGCAAAGCCGGTACGACCCCGGTTGTGTTCCTGCAGCACTTCCGCGGAAATATCGATAACTGGGACCCCGCGCTTGTTGATGATATCGCAGCTGAACGTGAAGTCATCCTCTTTGACAACGTTGGAGTCGGAGGTACGACAGGATCAACACCGCGCACCATTACTGAAATGGCCCACGGTGCTTTGGAATTCATTGACGCTCTTGGATTGACAAGCGTCGATCTGTTCGGCTTCTCCATGGGAGGTTTTGTTGCTCAAGAAGCCGCACTCCTTCGTCCGCACAGGGTACGACGCCTGATTCTTGCCGGGACCGGTCCTCAGGGCGGCCGCGATATGCACGGCTGGAATGACGAAATAAATCGTCATGCTTACAAGGATGTCCAGGGCGCTGAAGACGTACTCTACTTGTTCTTTGCTCCGACTTCGACCAGTCAGGCCAAAGGACTTGAATTCGTAGGACGGATCTTCACCCGGACAGAAGGTCGCGACGAGATGCCTTCGTTGCAAGTACGCGATGCTCAAGCGGAAGCGATCATCGATTGGGGCATTCCGGATCCGAGCAAACTGGCACGTCTTGCAGGAATTAGCCAGCCAACGCTTGTCGCGAACGGCAACAATGATATTATGGTGCCGACTGTCAACTCCTACTTGCTTGCCGGACACCTTCCAAACGCAGAGTTAATGATTTACCCGGATGCGAATCACGGTTTCTTATTCCAGTATCCGCATGAATTCGCCGCG
- a CDS encoding DUF2690 domain-containing protein: MKPKLRKMMFKVLSASVLFTLVFSLTVAVAPTEKAFALSYDFTNPISTGCANTAVTEDSKYIYNKSGTKLGYIQLRFSTKCQTAWGYLKLYSPAPSDNYGSAGIYGYNSSGLRILAFCDSTGGSKGGNGNIMKGQTSCFTGQVYDGAGNYAFAAGFVGSYSSQTGYY, translated from the coding sequence ATGAAACCGAAATTACGTAAAATGATGTTCAAGGTATTATCGGCGAGCGTGCTGTTCACGCTTGTCTTTAGCCTGACAGTTGCCGTTGCGCCGACGGAAAAAGCATTTGCGCTGTCCTATGATTTTACAAATCCGATTTCAACCGGCTGCGCCAATACGGCCGTTACGGAAGACTCCAAGTATATTTATAACAAATCCGGTACAAAGCTCGGCTATATACAGCTCCGATTCAGTACGAAGTGCCAAACGGCTTGGGGGTATTTGAAGCTTTATTCGCCGGCTCCTTCCGATAACTACGGGTCTGCAGGGATTTACGGTTACAACAGCAGCGGCTTAAGAATTTTGGCTTTCTGTGATTCAACAGGCGGTTCTAAGGGCGGGAACGGGAATATCATGAAAGGTCAAACCTCCTGTTTTACCGGTCAAGTGTATGACGGCGCCGGAAATTACGCGTTTGCCGCCGGGTTTGTCGGCAGTTATTCAAGCCAAACCGGGTATTATTAA
- a CDS encoding VOC family protein, producing the protein MFEYEFLHHVSLAVRDLSRSRRFYTEVLGFREIERPPFNSKGVWYAVGTQQLHLLENEQGQALRQSGIDTTDGHFAVWVKSYARTIEALEAAGLQYEARPDSLAGFSQIYVLDPDSNIIEFDSAYGS; encoded by the coding sequence ATGTTCGAATACGAATTTTTGCACCATGTCAGCCTCGCGGTACGCGATCTTTCCCGATCCCGGCGGTTTTATACGGAAGTGCTGGGTTTCAGGGAAATCGAGCGCCCGCCGTTCAATTCCAAGGGCGTCTGGTATGCCGTCGGGACGCAGCAGCTTCATCTGCTGGAAAATGAGCAGGGACAGGCGCTCCGGCAAAGCGGTATCGATACGACCGACGGCCACTTCGCCGTATGGGTGAAAAGCTATGCCAGGACGATAGAAGCCCTCGAAGCGGCCGGCCTCCAATACGAAGCGAGACCCGACAGCCTGGCAGGATTCTCGCAAATTTATGTCCTTGACCCGGACAGCAATATTATCGAATTCGATTCCGCTTACGGCTCCTGA
- a CDS encoding NADH:flavin oxidoreductase has product MKSKSSFSVDSLFKPFTADNLELSNRIVMAPMTRGFSLEGVPGNNVAEYYRRRAANDVGLIITEGTLINHPAAAAKPNSPNFYGKEALNGWSHVVNAVHDAGGRIFPQLWHVGMERKTDALPNAGAKPIGPSGLDASGEKVTKPMSESEIADAITAYAQAAEDAKRLGFDGIELHGAHGYLIDQFFWDRTNKRTDQYGGNLAQRTRFAAEVIKACRNKVGSSFPISFRFSQWKVGDYSAKLANTPHELEQFLTPLTDAGVDIFHCSTRRFWEAEFEGSDHSLSGWTKKLTGKPVISVGSVSLDTEFTSSLFERKDSAHHANFEILIEMLEKGEFDFIAVGRALLMDPAWAIKVKEERMNEILPFSVEALNDLK; this is encoded by the coding sequence ATGAAAAGTAAATCTTCATTCTCGGTTGACTCACTATTTAAACCATTTACGGCTGACAATTTAGAACTATCAAATCGAATCGTAATGGCACCCATGACCCGAGGCTTTTCGCTTGAGGGAGTTCCGGGTAACAATGTTGCTGAATATTATCGTCGAAGGGCGGCTAATGACGTCGGGCTGATTATTACAGAAGGAACCTTAATCAACCATCCGGCTGCAGCAGCCAAACCGAATAGCCCGAACTTTTATGGCAAAGAAGCCCTAAACGGATGGTCACACGTCGTAAATGCAGTACATGATGCGGGAGGACGGATTTTTCCGCAGTTATGGCATGTAGGAATGGAGAGAAAGACGGATGCTTTGCCTAACGCCGGTGCGAAACCGATTGGACCTTCGGGTCTTGACGCTTCAGGTGAAAAAGTGACAAAGCCTATGAGCGAGTCTGAAATTGCAGATGCGATCACTGCATATGCTCAGGCCGCAGAAGATGCCAAACGCTTGGGATTTGACGGCATTGAATTACATGGAGCACATGGGTATCTGATTGATCAATTTTTCTGGGATAGAACCAACAAACGAACCGATCAATACGGGGGCAATCTTGCTCAGCGGACGCGATTTGCTGCAGAGGTTATAAAAGCATGCCGCAATAAAGTCGGGTCTTCTTTCCCGATATCCTTTCGTTTTTCTCAATGGAAAGTTGGAGACTACTCGGCAAAGCTGGCAAACACACCTCATGAATTAGAACAATTTTTGACGCCTTTGACGGATGCAGGAGTTGATATTTTTCATTGTTCTACCCGCAGATTTTGGGAGGCCGAGTTCGAAGGATCCGATCACAGCCTATCGGGATGGACGAAAAAATTAACGGGAAAACCTGTCATTTCAGTTGGATCTGTAAGTCTTGACACCGAATTTACAAGCAGTCTTTTTGAAAGAAAAGACTCCGCCCATCATGCTAATTTTGAAATTCTTATCGAGATGCTTGAGAAAGGCGAATTTGATTTCATTGCCGTTGGAAGGGCTCTTCTAATGGATCCTGCCTGGGCAATTAAAGTCAAGGAAGAGCGAATGAATGAGATTCTGCCATTCTCCGTTGAAGCTTTAAATGATTTAAAATAA
- a CDS encoding Gmad2 immunoglobulin-like domain-containing protein, with protein sequence MRRQNGLLKLALIGVAALLASCSPEQKPANAGGDKTAEEDRPEVQAFDKGTVIEKEGNRWLITAYDDQNGTPAVKAIWFTADEQTVIQDSTGQAASADGISVGAQVEAWHTGAVRESYPEQAAAAKIVVHDDPQDIPEGLIGRAQAVKAALHASPPDPSSAALAVKDAVLDTERGIWNVELAAHETIDKPVAVRIDARSGEPVQAPVAENDAFRVFSPKPGTEAGPSFTVEGEARVFEAAFSWKLEDGHYILAEGHEMADEGGPAWGHFRFDVSYEKASQADMQLILFVYSAKDGSVEHQLVIPLKVPEPYIAYEAG encoded by the coding sequence ATGAGAAGACAGAACGGATTGTTAAAGCTCGCTTTGATCGGGGTTGCGGCTTTGCTTGCTTCCTGCAGCCCGGAACAAAAACCCGCAAACGCCGGGGGGGACAAGACGGCTGAAGAGGATCGGCCGGAGGTACAAGCGTTCGACAAGGGGACGGTCATCGAAAAAGAGGGAAACCGCTGGCTGATCACGGCTTACGACGACCAGAACGGCACACCCGCGGTTAAAGCCATTTGGTTCACGGCCGATGAGCAGACGGTCATACAGGATAGTACCGGCCAAGCGGCGTCTGCGGACGGGATTTCGGTCGGTGCGCAAGTGGAAGCTTGGCATACCGGCGCCGTAAGGGAGTCGTACCCGGAGCAGGCAGCCGCCGCCAAAATCGTGGTGCATGACGATCCGCAGGATATTCCTGAAGGGCTGATCGGCCGCGCACAGGCCGTTAAGGCTGCGCTGCACGCATCGCCGCCGGACCCGTCGTCGGCCGCATTGGCGGTCAAAGACGCCGTGCTGGATACGGAGCGCGGGATCTGGAACGTGGAGCTTGCCGCGCATGAGACGATCGACAAACCTGTTGCCGTTCGAATCGACGCCCGGTCCGGCGAACCCGTCCAGGCGCCGGTGGCGGAGAACGACGCTTTCCGCGTATTTTCGCCGAAGCCCGGAACGGAAGCGGGTCCGTCTTTTACGGTCGAGGGGGAAGCCCGTGTATTCGAGGCCGCCTTCAGCTGGAAGCTGGAGGACGGGCACTACATTTTGGCGGAGGGCCACGAAATGGCCGATGAAGGCGGACCGGCCTGGGGTCATTTCCGCTTTGACGTCAGCTACGAGAAAGCGTCGCAGGCCGATATGCAGCTGATCCTGTTCGTTTACAGCGCCAAAGACGGAAGCGTCGAGCATCAGCTCGTCATTCCGCTTAAGGTTCCCGAGCCCTACATTGCATATGAAGCCGGGTGA
- a CDS encoding alpha/beta fold hydrolase, with amino-acid sequence MHDGENRDIGGVPCIVMEPAAEPAGHVMLFHGWGSTMESYRFFASLIASWGYRVIVPELPLHGARGSIDYADAAALQAHFWPVVRQGIREAGAIVSELTAESSVAVVGHSAGGFITAGAFAQYERVHAAAVINGSCAWVKFEEQYREKLGLPPMEAGDRDVLSREDPLSRIRLNPPKPLLLLHGQEDTTVPIDSQRYFMDEMSGASEHVQFVEYSGVNHHITLGMLQRIHAFLGISLPRGLQG; translated from the coding sequence ATGCATGACGGCGAAAATCGCGATATTGGAGGAGTGCCCTGCATCGTCATGGAGCCTGCGGCAGAGCCGGCGGGTCACGTTATGCTGTTTCACGGCTGGGGCTCGACGATGGAAAGCTACAGGTTTTTTGCCTCGCTGATCGCGAGCTGGGGGTACCGGGTGATCGTGCCGGAGCTGCCGCTGCACGGGGCGCGCGGGAGCATCGACTATGCGGATGCGGCGGCGCTGCAGGCCCATTTTTGGCCGGTTGTCCGGCAGGGCATCCGGGAAGCGGGAGCGATTGTGTCGGAGCTGACGGCCGAATCCTCGGTTGCGGTCGTCGGCCACTCGGCCGGCGGATTTATTACGGCCGGCGCCTTCGCCCAATACGAGCGGGTTCATGCCGCGGCGGTGATTAACGGGTCCTGCGCCTGGGTCAAATTCGAGGAGCAGTACCGCGAGAAGCTCGGATTGCCGCCGATGGAAGCGGGCGACCGGGACGTCTTGAGCCGGGAGGACCCGCTTTCCCGCATTCGGCTGAATCCGCCGAAGCCGCTGCTGCTGCTGCATGGGCAGGAGGATACGACCGTGCCGATCGACAGCCAGCGATATTTCATGGACGAGATGTCCGGGGCTTCGGAGCATGTTCAGTTCGTTGAATATTCGGGCGTCAATCATCACATCACGCTGGGGATGCTGCAGCGGATTCATGCTTTTCTCGGAATATCGCTGCCAAGGGGGCTTCAAGGGTAA